From Pseudomonadota bacterium, the proteins below share one genomic window:
- a CDS encoding sigma-70 family RNA polymerase sigma factor: MARNDAAFRRRSVPTPRVRGRCHQGRSPLESPALDHFQGIIRITSSNDTDEALLLRFQRHGDRRAFDVVYERYRKSLLSFTVGLSGNQAVAEEVSQQAWLQLLEATERGTFTPGAGASFRAYLYTMARNRYIDDYCRRPQPVRSEKLAGGQALEETLASEDAAFGGAAAEQGRARLLAALAELPLEQREVIAMWSAGMSAEEVASATGAPRNTVLSRKRYALKKLKESLGTTARSLLDG, encoded by the coding sequence GTGGCACGCAACGATGCGGCTTTCCGGCGCAGATCCGTGCCGACGCCGCGTGTCCGTGGGCGCTGCCACCAGGGCCGGTCCCCGCTAGAATCCCCAGCGTTAGATCATTTCCAGGGGATCATCCGTATAACTTCCAGCAACGACACCGACGAAGCGCTGCTGCTCCGCTTTCAACGGCACGGGGATCGCCGCGCGTTCGACGTCGTCTACGAGCGATATCGCAAGTCCTTGCTGAGCTTCACGGTTGGCCTGTCGGGTAACCAGGCCGTGGCCGAGGAGGTCTCTCAGCAAGCCTGGCTGCAGCTGCTCGAGGCGACCGAGCGCGGCACCTTCACGCCGGGCGCGGGCGCTAGCTTCCGCGCCTATCTCTACACGATGGCGCGCAATCGCTACATAGATGACTACTGCCGCCGACCGCAGCCGGTGCGCAGCGAGAAGCTCGCCGGGGGGCAAGCACTTGAGGAGACGCTCGCGAGCGAGGATGCCGCCTTCGGTGGCGCCGCCGCCGAGCAGGGGCGTGCGCGCCTACTAGCGGCACTCGCCGAACTGCCGCTCGAGCAGCGCGAGGTCATCGCCATGTGGTCGGCGGGCATGTCGGCTGAAGAGGTGGCTAGCGCGACCGGAGCACCCCGCAATACGGTGCTGAGCCGTAAGCGCTACGCCCTGAAGAAACTCAAAGAGTCCCTGGGGACCACAGCGAGGTCACTACTCGATGGCTGA
- a CDS encoding CHAT domain-containing protein, whose product MTRSTCAQRISPALALVSIACLALAGHAQPGVDNPLHAAASEGLEQGKALISDGQYSDAIDVLSGALANARDPLLRSDILNRLAWAHGLLGASKEALHLYDQARQLLPPDDVERAALLAYRVGLSHRDLGEYDQARAKLKRALALYRGNGDRRGETTALDGLAGIAFYQADFAVAADLYEQALRRMRQSEAPPRDISIGLNNLAGVYYELGDMARAEMLYGEAVAIRRKVLPPKHPMLLSALVNLGSVFEAQGDAAGAAQRYEAATEIAVGGPVEPIALDALGRARRMQGRSAVALDLHEQALALRRERLDRNDPFVAESLNNIAEAQLDLDLPELARQQWVESLLISERANEPPLIIDAYDGLTRALARQGLGHAAVVLGKLAVTEVQEVRDKLYPLPEDLEQGYTSRREPIYRSLSTLLIDLGRLPEASAVLDLVRNEELYQFTRGGLIQRMTNARIALSEAESALAEPFLDARRALRNPHDERDSERLQQAYAEALAKLVERLTADRIGHVPAPPTTATPPTEPPARSTAKLTFVLDAKRLRVVVNLSDHAFQHQVSISARELNKRVFEYRRQIRDPHQDPRQAGQALYQLLLAPVLGQLENHEVTRLQLSLDGALRYVPFTALYDGERFLIERYAIARTSHGDVPASDLESAPARAVAFGVTEVDEALALPPLPYVEEELETIIRRDQTDPDGTMPGEIYLNERFSLGALTRATDQRVPNLHIASHFVFSPGRVSDSYMLIGNSERITLPEFAELDFSGVDWLALSACETALGAAAQGRGIEIASLGALARARGANAVLASLWRVSDRATSTFMRRLYQERARGEAGAAALRTAQLDAIYGDRPIGAATRRFDDPRAPYAHPYFWAAFVVMTH is encoded by the coding sequence GTGACCCGTTCCACATGCGCTCAGCGCATTTCGCCCGCCTTGGCCCTCGTCTCGATCGCGTGCCTTGCCCTAGCGGGGCATGCACAACCGGGTGTGGACAACCCGCTGCACGCCGCGGCCAGCGAGGGCCTCGAACAGGGTAAGGCCCTGATCAGCGACGGCCAGTACAGCGACGCCATCGACGTCCTCTCCGGCGCCCTCGCGAACGCGCGTGACCCCCTTCTTCGCAGCGACATCCTCAATCGCCTCGCCTGGGCCCACGGCCTGCTCGGCGCGAGCAAGGAAGCGCTCCACCTCTACGACCAAGCCCGCCAGCTCCTGCCTCCCGATGATGTGGAGCGTGCCGCGCTGCTCGCCTACCGCGTGGGCCTTAGCCATCGCGACCTCGGCGAGTACGACCAAGCACGGGCAAAGCTAAAGCGGGCGTTAGCACTATACCGCGGCAACGGCGACAGGCGCGGCGAGACCACGGCCCTGGACGGCCTTGCCGGCATCGCTTTCTACCAGGCGGACTTCGCCGTCGCTGCGGATCTGTACGAGCAGGCTCTACGACGCATGCGCCAAAGCGAGGCGCCTCCGCGCGATATCTCCATAGGGCTCAACAACCTCGCCGGCGTCTACTACGAGCTCGGCGACATGGCGCGCGCGGAGATGCTCTACGGGGAAGCCGTGGCGATCCGCCGCAAGGTGCTGCCGCCAAAGCACCCGATGCTGCTCTCCGCACTGGTCAACCTCGGCTCGGTGTTCGAAGCCCAGGGTGATGCTGCCGGCGCTGCACAGCGCTACGAGGCGGCGACCGAGATCGCGGTAGGGGGTCCCGTAGAGCCCATCGCCCTCGATGCCCTCGGCCGAGCCCGGCGCATGCAGGGGCGCAGCGCGGTCGCTCTCGATCTGCACGAGCAGGCCCTCGCCCTGCGGCGCGAGCGCCTCGATCGCAACGACCCCTTCGTGGCCGAGTCCCTAAACAACATCGCCGAGGCTCAGCTCGATCTCGACTTACCCGAGCTAGCACGCCAGCAGTGGGTGGAGTCGCTACTGATCAGTGAGCGTGCCAACGAACCCCCGTTGATCATCGACGCCTACGACGGCCTCACGCGGGCGCTCGCGCGCCAGGGCCTAGGTCACGCAGCCGTGGTACTCGGTAAGCTGGCCGTGACGGAAGTGCAGGAGGTGCGCGACAAGCTCTACCCGCTGCCCGAAGATCTCGAACAGGGCTACACCTCTAGGCGCGAGCCCATCTACCGTTCCCTGAGCACCCTGCTGATCGACCTAGGACGCTTACCGGAGGCTTCCGCCGTACTCGACCTCGTGCGTAACGAGGAGCTGTACCAGTTCACGCGCGGCGGTTTGATCCAGCGCATGACCAACGCTCGCATCGCGCTTTCCGAGGCAGAGAGCGCCCTAGCGGAGCCGTTCCTCGACGCGCGCCGTGCCCTTCGCAACCCCCATGATGAGCGCGATAGCGAACGCCTCCAGCAGGCCTACGCCGAGGCTCTGGCCAAGCTCGTCGAGCGTCTCACCGCCGATCGCATAGGCCACGTGCCCGCACCGCCCACGACTGCGACGCCACCGACCGAACCGCCAGCCCGCAGCACAGCCAAGCTAACCTTCGTGCTCGATGCCAAACGTCTACGCGTCGTGGTGAACCTGTCGGACCATGCGTTTCAGCATCAGGTCTCCATCTCGGCTCGTGAGCTCAACAAGCGCGTGTTCGAGTACCGTCGCCAGATACGCGACCCGCACCAGGATCCGCGCCAGGCGGGCCAGGCGCTCTACCAGCTTCTCCTGGCGCCCGTGCTAGGTCAGCTGGAGAACCACGAGGTGACCCGCCTGCAGCTCTCGCTGGACGGCGCGCTGCGCTACGTACCGTTCACGGCCCTCTACGACGGGGAACGGTTTCTCATCGAACGCTACGCGATCGCGCGTACTTCCCACGGTGACGTGCCCGCCTCAGATCTCGAGTCTGCGCCGGCGCGCGCCGTGGCCTTCGGCGTGACCGAAGTGGATGAGGCCCTCGCCTTGCCGCCCCTGCCCTACGTGGAAGAGGAACTGGAGACCATCATACGGCGGGACCAGACGGACCCCGACGGCACGATGCCCGGTGAGATCTACCTGAACGAACGCTTCTCCCTGGGCGCGCTCACGCGGGCCACCGACCAACGCGTGCCAAACCTGCACATCGCCAGTCATTTCGTCTTCAGCCCTGGCCGGGTCAGTGACTCCTACATGCTGATCGGCAACAGCGAGCGGATCACCCTACCGGAGTTCGCCGAGCTGGACTTCTCTGGCGTCGACTGGCTAGCGTTGTCGGCGTGCGAGACCGCCCTCGGTGCCGCTGCCCAAGGCCGCGGCATCGAGATTGCCAGCCTCGGGGCCCTGGCCAGGGCCCGTGGCGCCAACGCCGTGTTGGCCTCCCTGTGGCGCGTGTCCGACCGAGCGACCTCCACCTTCATGCGTCGGCTCTACCAAGAGCGCGCCAGGGGCGAGGCGGGTGCCGCCGCCCTGCGTACGGCTCAGCTTGACGCGATCTACGGCGATCGCCCGATCGGTGCAGCCACACGGCGCTTTGATGACCCACGCGCTCCCTACGCCCATCCGTACTTCTGGGCCGCCTTCGTGGTTATGACGCACTAG
- a CDS encoding aminotransferase: MHIEPFGVEIWMNEWETKCALNLAETCVESMTIGQLLQLVGQGEGALNPLLDMKMTYGAIEGSERLREAIAGLYTSQQARNVVITHGTIGANMLVHRALVEAGDRVIAVVPTYQQHYSIPASLGAEVHHLWLREADRWLPDLDRLGELAAPGARLIALTNPNNPTGALIPREMLEEIAAIARKAGAWVLCDEVYRGTDQEGEGATASMADLYERGISTGGMSKAFSLAGLRLGWVTAPSQVLEAVMIHRDYDTISVSMIDDYFATLAVEHHAQVLGRSRAITRGNLAVLADWLDGQASLSWVRPSSGTTALVKVDTDKSSRDFCIELLEDTGVMLTPGSALAMEGYLRFGYANGQQILREGLERLSGFLART, from the coding sequence ATGCACATCGAACCCTTCGGCGTAGAAATCTGGATGAACGAGTGGGAGACGAAGTGCGCGTTGAACCTCGCCGAAACGTGCGTCGAGAGCATGACTATCGGGCAGCTGCTCCAGCTCGTGGGGCAGGGCGAGGGGGCGCTCAACCCTCTGCTCGATATGAAGATGACCTACGGCGCCATCGAGGGATCTGAGCGCCTTCGCGAGGCGATCGCCGGGCTCTACACCAGCCAGCAGGCGCGCAACGTCGTCATCACTCACGGCACGATCGGCGCCAACATGCTGGTGCACCGAGCCCTGGTGGAGGCGGGTGACCGGGTGATCGCCGTGGTTCCCACCTATCAGCAGCACTACTCCATTCCCGCAAGCCTCGGGGCCGAAGTCCACCACCTATGGCTTCGCGAGGCAGATCGCTGGCTACCAGACCTCGATCGCCTGGGCGAGCTAGCCGCCCCAGGTGCGCGCCTGATCGCCCTGACCAACCCCAACAACCCGACCGGTGCGCTGATTCCTCGCGAGATGCTGGAGGAGATCGCAGCCATCGCCCGCAAGGCGGGCGCCTGGGTGCTGTGCGATGAGGTGTATCGGGGCACGGACCAGGAAGGAGAGGGCGCGACCGCGTCGATGGCCGACCTCTACGAGCGGGGGATTTCCACCGGTGGCATGTCGAAGGCGTTCTCTCTCGCCGGCTTACGCTTGGGTTGGGTGACGGCACCGTCGCAAGTGCTTGAGGCGGTGATGATTCACCGCGACTACGACACGATCAGCGTGAGCATGATCGATGACTACTTTGCCACCCTAGCGGTGGAGCACCACGCCCAGGTGCTCGGCCGCTCGCGCGCCATCACCCGCGGAAATTTGGCCGTGCTGGCGGACTGGCTCGACGGTCAAGCTAGCCTGTCCTGGGTGCGCCCGTCGTCCGGCACCACGGCGCTAGTCAAAGTGGATACGGACAAGTCGTCCCGTGACTTCTGCATTGAGCTTCTCGAGGACACCGGCGTCATGCTTACGCCCGGGTCGGCCCTCGCCATGGAAGGCTACCTGCGCTTCGGCTACGCCAACGGGCAGCAGATTCTGCGCGAGGGGCTCGAGCGCCTGAGTGGCTTTCTCGCGCGCACTTAG
- a CDS encoding methylamine utilization protein has translation MGGRGQLQIGPIGGLLLVLWPLLASAGTLSVTVLDRQGNPVSDVVVYAQHAAAAGNSSQTRSAILDQVDRRFDPHVLVVSRGTQVHFPNSDIVAHHVYSFSRPNQFKLPLYKGAPLAPVTFEHEGLVTIGCNIHDDMLAYIVVLDTEVFAKTDAQGHATLAYGDWQFPAEVTFWSPRFRGAKGYLTKTIASGAALEVRLDKALKRPHRQSAWSAGDDEY, from the coding sequence ATGGGTGGTAGAGGTCAGCTGCAGATCGGTCCGATCGGCGGGCTGCTGCTGGTGTTGTGGCCACTTCTCGCCAGCGCTGGGACGCTCAGCGTGACCGTGCTCGATCGACAGGGCAACCCCGTGTCCGACGTTGTGGTCTACGCCCAGCATGCAGCGGCCGCCGGCAACTCCTCCCAAACGAGATCGGCCATTCTGGATCAGGTAGATCGACGCTTCGATCCTCACGTTCTCGTCGTATCGCGCGGAACGCAGGTGCACTTTCCGAACAGCGATATCGTCGCCCATCACGTTTACTCCTTTTCGCGCCCGAACCAGTTCAAGCTTCCGCTGTACAAAGGGGCTCCACTGGCGCCAGTGACCTTCGAACACGAGGGCCTCGTGACCATCGGTTGCAACATCCACGACGACATGCTGGCCTACATCGTGGTCTTGGATACGGAGGTCTTCGCCAAGACCGACGCCCAAGGGCATGCGACCTTGGCCTACGGCGATTGGCAGTTCCCCGCCGAGGTCACGTTTTGGAGTCCAAGATTTCGTGGCGCGAAGGGGTACCTTACAAAAACGATCGCGAGTGGAGCAGCACTCGAAGTGCGCCTCGACAAAGCGCTCAAACGCCCCCATCGCCAAAGCGCCTGGTCTGCGGGCGACGATGAGTACTGA
- a CDS encoding EAL domain-containing protein — translation MPWRLSFLQKLLLLTIAPLAMAQTITMFLVTSTAEREVLADAKRDLGVGGEVVGQFLRSRQSDISRTVEVLSSDFALREVLATADAPSIRSALDNHAQRIGADFGAFIALDQGTPVSTREALMPVISEGASRREQTSVSVQQLGDTSFQIVAAPVRAPTTIGHLTFGFRIDQRLTDKLQSLTGVNVTVAQAAGAEYRSIAASTIDDIVPRAILRIAAPSDTASMVKVVGEGRDRTLVASLPLVAGQADATLLLYQQTARAMAPYHSAERTLLSVGFGLLGLVALVSAWLASTFSGRLSSLTTAAERVARGDYEATLHVRSDDELARLASSFSRMQSAIADREAQIRHHATHDPLTDLPNQRGLLEAINTFTTDPSAGCGLLSVTLARMDNIASSLGQTHANTLLCNTAKLLQAYAPEDSFVAHTGTDEFALLLPGADVTTATAVATALDQRLGAGVPFEATQMPMHAHIGVAAFPSHGEDADTLLRSALVARADALTSNKSVSEYRCGRQDHFTRRLQVINDLPRALAQGEIQVYYQPKIDLRKGALGGAEALARWIHPTLGFLAPDEFIGAAEESGAIVHLTRYMIEAVIADLAEWKRPYPHLRVAVNLSTQDVTEGLPEFVASTLREHGVDGSALALEVTESSVMEDITLARTVLQALQALSVHVAIDDFGTGHSSLAHLKALPLDELKIDQAFVRELASNPQDELIVRTTIDLAHSMNLLVVAEGVEDEYSVRTLAGLDCDYVQGYFFSKPVPRQDFERWADAFEPIDLQERRRDARPFSTAG, via the coding sequence ATGCCCTGGCGTCTGAGTTTTCTGCAGAAGCTCCTGCTGTTGACCATCGCTCCTCTGGCGATGGCGCAGACCATCACAATGTTCCTGGTTACGAGCACCGCAGAGCGAGAGGTGCTTGCCGACGCTAAGCGCGATCTTGGCGTGGGTGGCGAAGTGGTCGGACAGTTCCTGCGCTCACGTCAGAGCGATATCTCTCGAACCGTAGAAGTGCTTTCGTCGGACTTCGCCCTGCGAGAGGTGTTGGCCACCGCCGACGCCCCCTCCATACGCTCCGCGCTCGACAACCACGCCCAGCGAATCGGCGCCGACTTCGGGGCCTTCATCGCCTTAGATCAGGGCACGCCCGTCAGCACTCGTGAGGCGCTGATGCCAGTGATCAGCGAAGGCGCTAGCAGACGCGAGCAGACCTCCGTGTCGGTACAGCAGCTAGGCGACACGAGCTTTCAGATTGTCGCTGCGCCCGTACGCGCGCCGACGACAATCGGCCATCTAACCTTCGGGTTTCGCATCGATCAACGCCTGACCGACAAACTGCAGTCGCTGACAGGCGTGAACGTGACCGTGGCGCAAGCGGCAGGCGCTGAATATCGCTCAATTGCAGCGAGCACGATCGATGACATCGTTCCCCGAGCCATCCTACGTATTGCTGCACCGAGCGATACCGCCAGCATGGTCAAGGTCGTTGGCGAGGGGCGCGATCGCACGCTGGTGGCCAGCCTGCCCCTCGTCGCCGGGCAGGCCGACGCTACGCTCTTGCTGTACCAGCAAACGGCACGAGCAATGGCACCCTACCACTCCGCGGAGCGCACGCTGCTGAGCGTGGGATTTGGACTGCTGGGCCTGGTAGCACTCGTTAGCGCGTGGCTCGCATCCACCTTCTCGGGACGCCTTTCGTCGCTCACCACGGCGGCGGAACGGGTCGCCAGAGGCGACTACGAGGCGACGCTGCACGTTCGTTCCGATGACGAACTGGCACGGCTCGCCAGCAGCTTCTCTCGCATGCAGAGCGCCATCGCGGACCGCGAGGCACAGATCCGCCACCACGCCACCCACGACCCGCTCACGGATCTGCCCAACCAACGCGGCCTCCTGGAGGCGATCAACACCTTCACGACCGATCCTTCAGCGGGCTGTGGGCTGCTGTCGGTCACTCTGGCGCGGATGGACAACATCGCGTCCAGTCTCGGCCAAACCCACGCCAATACTCTCCTTTGCAACACGGCCAAGCTGTTGCAAGCCTATGCGCCGGAAGACTCCTTCGTCGCTCACACGGGCACCGATGAGTTCGCGCTCCTACTCCCGGGCGCAGATGTGACGACGGCCACCGCAGTGGCGACGGCGCTAGACCAGCGATTGGGCGCTGGCGTGCCGTTCGAGGCGACGCAGATGCCCATGCATGCGCACATAGGTGTGGCCGCATTTCCCTCGCACGGCGAGGACGCCGACACCCTGCTCCGCAGCGCTTTGGTGGCGCGAGCTGATGCACTGACGTCGAACAAATCGGTGAGCGAGTATCGCTGCGGACGCCAGGATCACTTCACCCGACGCCTGCAGGTGATCAACGACCTGCCGCGAGCACTTGCGCAAGGGGAGATTCAGGTCTACTACCAACCGAAGATCGACCTGCGCAAAGGAGCCCTCGGTGGCGCCGAAGCACTCGCCCGCTGGATCCACCCGACGCTCGGCTTCCTGGCACCCGACGAGTTCATCGGCGCGGCGGAAGAATCAGGCGCAATCGTTCACCTAACGCGCTATATGATCGAGGCGGTGATCGCCGATCTCGCCGAATGGAAACGTCCGTATCCGCACCTTCGCGTGGCGGTCAATCTATCCACTCAAGATGTGACCGAAGGTCTCCCAGAGTTCGTCGCCTCGACCCTGCGTGAACACGGCGTCGATGGCAGCGCCCTAGCGCTCGAAGTCACCGAGAGTTCGGTAATGGAGGACATCACCCTTGCCCGCACCGTGCTGCAAGCATTGCAAGCCTTGTCCGTGCATGTCGCCATCGATGACTTCGGCACTGGGCACTCGTCCCTAGCGCACCTGAAAGCCCTGCCGCTGGATGAGCTGAAGATCGACCAAGCCTTCGTCCGAGAGCTCGCCAGCAATCCACAGGATGAGCTGATCGTCCGAACGACCATCGACCTTGCGCATAGCATGAATCTGCTCGTCGTGGCCGAGGGCGTGGAAGATGAATACAGCGTGAGAACACTAGCCGGCCTCGACTGCGACTACGTCCAAGGCTATTTCTTCAGCAAGCCCGTACCCCGCCAAGACTTCGAACGATGGGCCGATGCCTTCGAACCAATCGATCTGCAGGAGCGGCGGCGAGACGCCCGCCCCTTCTCCACCGCCGGCTGA
- a CDS encoding DUF3179 domain-containing protein — translation MTHRLLLAVLLGVLATIAAISTATPSPQGESNAPSAVGTYLEVLTRFTPQDTHAYLDDLEQVWHPGYTPILLELARFANGRVAAVIFERLAQRSGENFGYDMNGWYQWWWNAPDGGELTADYADFKAELYRHIDPKFRTYFRGRQDTARIRLDEIRWGGVVQDGIPPLRDPQMVAAADATYLDADNIVFGIEINGDARAYPKRILAWHEMFTDTVGGVDVAGVYCTLCGTVIPYKTAGHRLGTSGFLYRSNKLMYDQATQSLWNTILGEPVLGPLVGKGIKLEHLSVVTTTWGAWQARHPDTSVLSLDTGHRRDYAEGAAYRQYFGTDVLMFNTPFADDRLQNKQEVLALRLPGAPDDQLAIDTAYLRQHPIYTDRVGFQDVLVFTDHSGANRVYNPQDVSFVAYDGDRIATDSTGVAWRVEEEQLLSQDGRTLDRLPYHRAFWFGWHATFPQTRLVR, via the coding sequence ATGACCCACCGTCTCCTGCTGGCCGTGCTGCTCGGTGTGCTGGCGACCATAGCGGCGATCTCGACGGCAACTCCCTCGCCGCAAGGCGAGTCGAACGCCCCATCGGCCGTCGGCACCTACCTGGAGGTGCTCACGCGTTTCACGCCGCAAGACACGCACGCCTACCTCGACGATCTCGAGCAGGTTTGGCACCCAGGCTACACGCCGATTCTGCTGGAGCTCGCCCGTTTCGCTAATGGCCGCGTCGCCGCCGTGATTTTCGAGCGCCTGGCGCAACGCTCTGGCGAGAACTTCGGCTACGATATGAACGGCTGGTACCAATGGTGGTGGAACGCGCCGGATGGGGGCGAGCTTACGGCCGACTACGCCGACTTCAAGGCAGAGTTGTACCGGCATATCGACCCTAAGTTTCGCACCTACTTCCGCGGTCGCCAGGACACGGCGCGCATTCGCCTCGACGAGATCCGCTGGGGCGGCGTCGTGCAGGATGGGATCCCACCGCTGCGCGACCCGCAGATGGTGGCGGCGGCGGATGCGACCTACCTCGACGCGGACAACATCGTGTTCGGCATCGAGATCAACGGCGATGCGCGCGCTTACCCAAAGCGGATCTTAGCTTGGCACGAGATGTTCACGGACACGGTGGGCGGCGTGGACGTAGCGGGTGTCTACTGCACGCTCTGCGGCACGGTGATTCCCTACAAGACCGCGGGCCATCGCCTGGGGACTTCCGGCTTCCTGTACCGATCCAACAAGCTCATGTACGACCAGGCCACCCAGTCTCTCTGGAACACGATCCTGGGCGAGCCGGTCCTGGGGCCGCTCGTGGGCAAGGGCATCAAGCTGGAGCACCTCTCGGTGGTGACGACGACCTGGGGCGCGTGGCAGGCCCGTCATCCGGACACCAGCGTGCTGTCGCTGGACACGGGGCATAGGCGCGACTACGCGGAGGGCGCTGCGTACCGACAATACTTCGGCACGGATGTGCTGATGTTCAACACACCTTTCGCTGACGATCGCTTGCAGAATAAGCAGGAAGTGCTCGCGCTGCGACTCCCTGGTGCGCCCGATGATCAGCTGGCGATCGACACGGCGTACCTTCGCCAGCATCCGATCTACACGGATCGGGTGGGCTTTCAGGACGTCCTCGTGTTCACGGACCACTCGGGCGCCAACCGAGTCTACAACCCGCAGGATGTGTCGTTCGTGGCCTACGATGGTGACCGCATTGCCACCGACTCGACAGGTGTTGCTTGGCGAGTGGAGGAGGAGCAGCTACTGTCGCAAGACGGACGGACGCTCGATCGCTTGCCCTATCATCGAGCGTTCTGGTTCGGTTGGCATGCCACCTTCCCGCAAACTAGGCTCGTGCGCTGA
- a CDS encoding PDZ domain-containing protein, with protein sequence MLRTTLLAAAIASILVTTGLAHLRGEAAQANDRLESLARALDAQRYAIREMEHHLAQEIEARRQLANALRPLAEHTAPQAPTELSTVAARNVPPRAQTAPLAAAEAEQIHDSLAQISADRAMQTWQRRREAFLASPAGFRLEVLNPLRAELGDEMYERYLGSLGRSTSVLVGSVGEGSDAVAAGLQGGDRVTHYDGQRVFHLHELRALSVQGERGEYIHVQVLREGELVYLLLPRGPLGTSPVNTLG encoded by the coding sequence GTGTTGAGAACCACCCTATTAGCCGCAGCGATCGCATCCATCTTGGTCACTACTGGCCTCGCCCACCTGCGAGGTGAAGCGGCTCAAGCCAACGATCGCCTCGAATCGCTGGCGCGCGCTCTCGACGCCCAACGCTATGCGATTCGAGAGATGGAGCACCATCTCGCGCAGGAAATCGAAGCGCGCCGACAGCTTGCGAATGCGTTGCGGCCGCTGGCCGAGCACACGGCGCCGCAAGCCCCGACGGAGCTGAGCACCGTCGCAGCGCGCAATGTCCCGCCGCGCGCGCAGACCGCGCCCTTGGCGGCTGCTGAGGCGGAGCAAATTCATGACTCGCTGGCGCAGATCTCAGCGGACCGCGCCATGCAGACCTGGCAACGACGCCGGGAGGCCTTCCTCGCCTCGCCGGCGGGATTCCGTCTGGAAGTGCTCAATCCCCTGCGCGCCGAGCTGGGCGATGAGATGTACGAGCGTTACCTAGGCTCCCTCGGGCGTAGCACCTCGGTACTCGTAGGCTCCGTCGGCGAAGGTAGCGACGCCGTCGCGGCCGGGCTTCAGGGAGGTGATCGAGTCACCCACTACGACGGTCAACGCGTGTTCCACCTCCACGAGCTCCGCGCCCTCAGCGTGCAAGGTGAGCGCGGGGAGTACATCCATGTGCAGGTGTTGCGCGAGGGCGAACTCGTCTACCTCCTCCTCCCCCGCGGACCGCTCGGCACCTCGCCCGTCAACACCTTAGGCTGA